ATTTTTTAGACCAACTGTCAACGATTTGTTGACCCAATATGGAACCATCATGAAATACAACAATATTCATGGTACGGTGTCATCTCGCTTGACTGTGTCATTTTGTATATAGCCTAGCTTATGACTGACGGAGCAGATTGGTTCATGTGCGGGGAGCACACGGAAATTACTCTGAAAACCCAAGTACAGAGGCATCCGTATGATTTCTGGACTGGTTAGTGGTTAGAGCTCAAAATCAACAGGTAGGGCGGGTGTAATCTGTCGCAGCCGGTCATTTCGTTATTTGCTGAGGCGTTGGGTCCGCCCATGTCGGAAATTGATGATTGGATGTGAATGCTTCTAGGTTTAAAAAAGTCGCCCCCCAGTTTGGAACAAGGGGCGACTCATTCTTTATCGGTAAATTTGTAGGATGTTCCTTAACTTATCCAGCCCAATTTTCACGAATTCTATGGTACCCACAACACCTATTGACTACGGGTCCACGGTCTACTCGACGGTGACGCTTTTGGCGAGGTTACGCGGCTTGTCGACGTCATTGCCGCGGACGACAGCTGCATAGTACGCGAGTAGTTGAAGAGGTATCACAGCAGCAATCGGCGCAATCAAAGGCGAAGTACGCGGTAGGTAGATGACCTCATCCACTGATTTTTTCAGTTCCTCGTCGCCAGCCCACGTAAGCCCGAGCACAAAGGCGTCGCGAGCCTTCACTTCCTTGATGTTGCTAAGTGTCTTCTCATAGAGGTCTGTCTGCGTTGCCAGCGCAATCACTGGTACACCTTCGGTAATCAGAGCGAGCGTACCATGTTTCAGCTCCCCGGCAGCGTAGGCTTCCGCGTGAATGTAGGAAATCTCTTTAAGCTTCAGCGCACCTTCAAGAGAGACGGAATAATCAAGACCGCGGCCAATGAAAAAGGTGTCCCTCGCCTCTTGATAATCCTTTGCAAACTGTTCAATCCGCGGTGCCGCATCGAGGACCTGCTCCGCGACGGCGGGGAGCCCATCCAGTGCACTGAGCAATTCGGCCTTGTCATCCGCAGCAAGCGTCCCCCGCTCCTGACCGAGATAAGCGGCGAGCAGGTACAAAGCAACGAGCTGCGTGGTATATGCCTTTGTCGACGCAACAGCGATTTCCGGCCCCGCCCATGTGATGAGAACGTCATCCGCTTCTCTCGCCGCTGAGCTGCCGACGACGTTTGTAATGGCAAGAACACGCAGTCCTTTCATCTTGCTGTCGCGAAGCGCCGCTAGGGTATCGGCAGTCTCCCCGGACTGCGTGATGATGATGACAAGTGTGCGCGGAGTAATCAGCGCATCGCGATACCGATATTCGGAAGCAACGTCTATCTCGACCGGGATCTTCGCCATTTTCTCGATGGCGTCCTTACCGACGAGCCCCGCGTGCCAGGAGGTGCCACACGCAACGATGTGGATGCGGTCAATGGCTTCTAAGTACTCCTTTGTAAAGGACAACTCCGGGAGTTGTACCGAGTCAAGGTTCTCTGCGACCCGCCCCGTTAAGGTATCTCGAATGGCTTTCGGCTGTTCGTGAATCTCTTTGAGCATGAAATGCTCGAATCCGCCGCGTTCTGCTGACACTGCATCCCAAGTGACGTGCAAGACCTCTTTCTCAACAGGGCGCAGTTCAGCCATCGTGACGGCACCGTTTAGTGGGTAACACGTAACACCGTCCCTGCGGACAATCGCCAGCTCACCGTCGGCGAGCACGTAGACGTCCCTTGTGTACTCGAGAATGGCAGGAATGTCGGAGGCGATAAAGTTCTCCCCTTCACCGAGGCCAACAATCAGCGGACTGGATTTACGCACCGCGATTAACGTATCCGGGTGGTCTTCGGCCATGACAACGAGTGCGTAGGCTCCGCGGATGCGCTGTGTAACTGCAAGCACCGTTGCGGCAAAATCACCATTGTAGAGTTCTTCCATCAGATGAGCAATCACTTCTGTGTCCGTTTCCGATTGAAAACGGTGCCCCTTTGCTATCAATTCCTCGCGGATTTGGACGTAGTTTTCGACGATCCCGTTATGCACAACCGCAAACCTGCCATGGCAGTCCTGATGCGGATGAGCATTCTCATCGGATGGTCTGCCATGAGTCGCCCACCGCGTGTGGCCGATTCCAAGTTCCCCCACGACAGCTTCTGTCAACAGTTTATCCTCCAGGTTCCCCAACCGTCCGACAGCTTTCACAATAGAGATCTGACCATTACTGAGTGTTGCAATCCCTGCTGAGTCATAACCGCGATACTCCAACTTGGCGAGGCCACCTACCACCACGTCTTGGACGTGGCGTGGACCGATGTAACCGACAATACCGCACATGGACAGAAATCCCCTTCAGAGCCTACAGTCCCTTTGTCCTGCCGGTTACCCGTCAGATTTCAGGTCCTGTGTTCGGTGCGGCCTCACACCGGGGGGCACCCGCCGAATGGTTCGCCAACCCCCACCGCGTCAACTGAGGAAAAATTCTCCGTCACTCCTCAGTCCGGGCGCTTTTCATGCAACGATGGTGTATCAGATTCACCAAGTCACAAGGGCGTCTCTCACGCCAGTCAGTTGTGCTCTATCCTCGTGTGGACGCGACTTAGCTCGAGGATTTCTCGACCTCTAAAGCAACAGTCGGCCATCACGATGTCTGCAGACGACTCGTCCGCGTGTTTCACGCCGCCGTCATTCCCCCTTTCAAAAAGTGGTTTCAGCAAGTGGTTTCAACAAGTGGTTTCAACAAGTGGTTTCAAAAAGTAGTACGGCAGCAAAGACTTGTTTACGACGGTCACAGCGACCGTCGTACTCAACAAGACCTTATCATAACGTATTTCGCTACTGGCTGTCACGGGAAGATTTTGTCGCGCTGTTACACGCCAATTTCTTCTCGGATGACGGTGGCAATCTGATGGACGCACTCCTGCAGCAACTGTTCGTTCGGACCTTCTGCCATAACCCGAACAATCGGCTCCGTACCGGATTCCCGCACCAAGAGGCGACCGCTCTCACCGAGACTCACTTTCCCTGCTGCAAGAGCTTGCTGAATTCGGTCTCTGTCGCGCCAAAGTGTTTTGTCCGTGACCCGTACATTTTCAAGGATTTGTGGGTACCTGGTCATGACCTGACGGAGTTCAGACAGTGGCTTGCTGGCATCAACCATCATATCGACCAGCTGCAAAGCGGTTAAAACCCCGTCCCCTGTCGTCGTGTGATTGAGGAAAATGATATGACCAGATTGCTCACCACCGAGAACCAACGCTTCCTCACGCATAGCTTCCATCACGTAGCGGTCACCGACAGCGGTGGTCTGCACACGAATACCTAGGTCTTTCATCGCTTGCATAAACCCGAGGTTACTCATGACTGTCGCTGCCACTGCATTGTTTTTCAGCTCGCCGCGACGGTGCAAAGCCTCGGCACAGATTGCCATGATGTAATCTCCGTCCACCATCTGACCTGTGCCATCCACCGCGATGACGCGGTCCGCATCTCCGTCAAACGCCAAACCAAGGTCTGCTTGATGCTCCAAAACCGCTCTCTGGACCACATGAGGATGGGTAGATCCGCACCCGACATTGATGTTGGTGCCATCCGGTTGCATATAAAGTGATGTCACTTTCGCCCCAAGCCGCTCAAAGACGGACGGTGCAAGATTGTACGCAGCCCCGTTTGCACAGTCGAGTACAATGTGCAGTCCGTCGAAACGATGCTTCACTGTACCCATCAAGAACTTTCGGTATACCTCGAGAGCGGGTTCTTGATACAGTCGCCCAACGGAACTGCCGATGGGGCGTGGAAGTGTCTCGCTCTCGTCAATGAGTGCTTCAATTTGGTCCTCGACCGCGTCGAGCAACTTGAACCCGTCTCCGCCGAAAAATTTGATGCCGTTGTCTTCAACCGGATTGTGGGATGCCGATATCATCACACCAGCGTCGGCACGCAAATGACGTGTCAAATAAGCGACACCCGGTGTACTGATGACACCGAGTTGCAACACATCGACCCCGACTGAAAGAATGCCGCTGACGAGTGCAGCTTCAAGCATGTCGCTGGACACCCGGGTGTCCTTGCCAACGACGATGCGGGCGCCCGAAACGCCCTCCGTAAGTACGTACGCCCCCACACGCCCTAAGCGAAATGCCAATTCTGGCGTGAGCTCTTGATTTGCAACACCGCGTACACCATCTGTACCAAACATGCGAGTCAAAGACCTCGCTCCTCTCTCATATCAAAACGGGCCGATTTGGCCAAGAAACACGCGTTTATTGAACCTGATTACTTGTCGTTGTCGTCTGATTTAAAGCCCCTGCGGCATTTGCTGCTGCGTTCCCAGATGCGTTGCCCGTGGTTGAGTTGCCAGCAGCATTCGAAGTCGTGTTTGCCCCCGCCTGCGTCACCGAAACAGGGAACCTGTTTTGCGACAGCTGCGTGACGCTCACCCAATTCGGAACCGACACGCTCACAGGTGCCGACGTTGAGCCCGTTGTCAGGTTACTCGCGTCAATATACGCCACCAAGTCAGATGTGCGCAACTGGGAAACAATTGACACAGGTCCGCTGACGCGAATATCGAGAGTGTGCGTGCTGCCCAAGCTAACGGAGAGCCCTTGCGGCATGTTGACCACTTGAACGGGTACGCCTTTGAAAGTTCGGGCCGCACTCTTCTCCACCTGCACCGTAACTTGAACACTGTTCGGCTGTACCCGTGACCAGCCCGCTTGCGGGACGATTGGGATGTTGAGCGTCTGCGTGGCACTCAGTCGGCTCACATCAACTGGTAGACTCATCGTGGATAGGTTGGCAGTGACATCAGGAGGTGCGGTGACATTGACGGACGACTGTGTCAGGCCGAGTCCACTTATGGCATAACCAGGGGCAGGCGTGCCGACAACTTCTGGCATTATCTTCACTGCCACCTGGGGCGGTTCAATGCGAACGACCGTGGTGACGTTGACCGGATCGACCTCAACCCCCGCAACTGGTCGCCCATTCTTGTCGATGGGTTCCAGCGTGAGTGTGTGCGACACAGTGGTCTTCGCGGCCTGCACAGAGATGTCCGCTGTAACGGCGACAACACGCTCAACGGCAGAACTCACACCACTCACTTGTACAGTCTGCACGTCAGGCTGCACCTTTCCAACTTGATACCCTGTTGCCGGAGTCCCCGTGACCTGGATACGCACGGGCTTACTTGCCGTCACCTTTTTTTCCAGGGTGACCTGTATCGCTTGCGGGATAATCGAGTATTGTACAGCCGGCATGTTAGCGGCCTTGAGAACAAGTGTATGCGTGCCTGGTCCAAGCCCACGCCCGTCCGCATCGACTTGCACACCCATCATCTGGCTCGGGAGCGAGTTGGTATCAACCAGACTCCCCTTGACCTCAATCACAACCGTCGGATGGTCAATGGAGGTGACCATCATGTCCGGGGCAACCGTGACCTGTACCGCATACGGAAAATCCTTTGCAGTGAATGCTGACTGCCCGGGCGAGGATGACGGCTGCGGCGCGTTGACAGTAAACCAAAGAATGCAGGCGAGAATAACGGCGACAATTCGCAGCACCAGATTGTTGTTCAGAAATCTGTCCACTACGATTCCGCCTTTCTTCCCAGCAAGTGCAACCGCCTTGTGCGCCTTGGGGTAAGGAGCGTTTGCAGCAACTCAAACAGCGCGTTCTCACTTAAATCACGGGTGAGCACGCCATCGACTGCAATCGAAATCTTCCCTGACTCCTCAGAGACAACCACAGCAACGGCATCAGATTGCTCGGTCACACCAAGTGCGGCCCGATGTCTCGTGCCAAGTTCTTTGTCGAGATTTCGGTTCTCCGTAAGCGGCAAGAAGCACCCGGCAGACACGAGCCTGCGTCCACGAACGACCACGGCGCCGTCGTGTAAAGGGGTATTTGGGATGAACGTATTAATGAGCAACTGCGAGCTCACCAATCCCTCAACAAGTGTACCGGTCTCGATATATTCTGTCAGTCCAGTTTCGCGTTCAATGACGATAAGTGCCCCAATCTTTGCCTTCGCCAGCACCTGGGTGGATTTCACGATTTCCGCTATCAGTTGCTGCGTCTCTTCAGGCGCCGTACTTCGGAAAGACAGCGAGAAAAATCCGCCGCGTCCGACCTGTTCAAGCGCTCGACGCAACTCGGGCTGGAACACAATCGGAATCGCAAATAGCCCCAGCGTCAGGATCTTGTTTAAGAGCCAATTCACTGTGGTCAAATGCAGCAAACTGCTCAGACCCGTCGCCAATAAGATGACGATGACACCCTGCAGAAGCTGCACCGCCCGCGTACCCCGGATAAGCAGCAGGAGCCGATATAGAAGATACGCCACGATAATGATATCAATGGCGTTCAAGACGTTGAACCGCTCGATTGCACTGAGCCACGCATCCAAGGCACTGTCACCCGATTCGGACAAACTTCTTAACCATTGTTCCCTACAAATTATACCTCGTCAAGTGGACATCCTGCCTGTAGGGTCCAATCTTCGGGTGGAATCCTTGGTGCAGACTCGCTACTTCTGGGCTCGTTTCAATTTTCCCCCGCGTGCCATGTCTTTCGCGCTGGCCCGCCGATAGACCGCCATCAGCACTTGGGCAATTGCCCCGTGGCCGGCATCATTTGGATGAATTGGGTTTCCCACAATGCGAAAATCCCGAATCGTCCCGCGCCGGTAACCTTCGACAAGACGGGCTTCGCGACCGTCAAACCTGGCATCAACATCGGCTATCAAGAGCCGATAACGATGTGCGACCTTGCGAACGCAGTCATTAACGAGCTTTGTGTACTCTGTCGCAAGGATTGAATTTGGAAACGGGTTGTATAAGGTCGCAATGATGAATTTGCTCTGTGGGCGTTTCACCATTTCAACGATGCTGACCAAATTTTGATAATAGCGGTCCGCCACCTTGATAAGATGAGCGTGATTCCCATTTAACAAAAACGGAGAGGAGCGCAAGAGGTCATTGCCGCCCACCATTAAAGTGACGATTTTTGCCTCATCAAACAACGTCGGCTGCAGTGCTTTTGTGGCTTTGACCAGTTTTGTTGACGTCCACCCTGGCCGCGCGTGAAGAAACACATTGACTTTCTCCTGTTTCGAGATGCCTCGAGCAAATCGCTGGACAAACGATTTGCTCGGATTGGTCGATGAATAGCCGTAGGTCACTGAGTCACCCAGCGCTACGTACAGCAAAATCGTCAGCCCCTTGCCAGGACCAGTCGGTCACTTTCCGCTCTTGGTGAATCGTCACCAAATGGCCGTTACCAGATGCCGCTTACCAGATGGCACGTACCAGATGGCGCTCACCAGAAGGCGGTTAATAGTAACCTATTGTGTCTTGGCACAGGGCGTGACACGAGGAACAGTTTAGAAGTGGAATAATTTTGTCAAACCACCGTTTTACCAAACAGAGACTCAACCAACTCGACGGCCATCTCAGCAGTTCGGTTGCGGTTATCGAGAATCGGATTGACCTCAACAACGTCGACCGATACCAATCGATTCGATGCAGCCAGAAGTTCCATGGCCAGATGACCCTCGCGGTACGTTACGCCGCCGTGGACGGGAGTGCCTACGCCCGGGGCGAACATCGGATCGAGTGCATCGAGATCGAGGCTGAGATGAATTCCATCTGTGCCATTGCCAGCAATCTCAATCGCCTCTTCCATGACCGGGCCCATCCCGGCCCTGTCAATTTCCGTCATCGTGTACACCTTAATACCAGATTCACGGATAAGGCGAACTTCATCGCTGTCAACAGACCGCGCTCCGACGAGAACGACATTCTGAGGATTGACTTTTGGCGTAAACCCTCCGATGTTCAGGAGTTGCTTATGCCCGTACCCAAGTGCAACTGCAAGCGGCATGCCGTGAATGTTACCAGACGGGGTGGTTTCCTCCGTATTCATATCTCCGTGCGCATCGAACCATATGACCCCGACGTTACGGTATTTTGATGCGACGCCGGCGACGCTGCCAATGGAGATGCTGTGGTCACCTCCGAGGATAATGGGCACATGGCCATCTTCAACAACTTTCTTTACGGAAGTGTACAATGCCTCTGACACGCGGATGACCTCATCGAGGTACTTTAACTTTTCGTCCTTCACGGTGTGCATCTCAGGCATCGGAACGTCGATATTGCCGAGGTCCTTCACGTCGCAACCGAGTGACCTTAATTTCTCCAAAAGACCCGCATAGCGAATGGCGCTCGGCCCCATGTCGACACCGCGTCGACCCTGTCCCAAATCAGATGGGGCTCCAATAATTCGAAGTTCAGTCATGTACATTTGCTCCTTTCGGTTATGTACTGCCGCAGGAAGTTAGAACCCAGGACTCGTGCCAGCAATAACTTACAATGACTTATGCAGTGACTTAACTTATGCAGTGACTTACACAATGACGGATGCAGTGACTTAACTTATGCAGCGACTGATGCAGTGACTGATGCAATCACAAAGCACCTGGAATGTGATGAATATGGCTCACAAGCAGATGCGGCGTGATGGTTCCTTCGATGGTTGCTGCAACCAAGAGCAGGCCGATGGGGTATGGCAAGAGCCGCAAGGTGTGGCGAAATTCACGCCGAAAGACACCATCGGATCGGTCGTAAGCCGGTTGCACGCGGAACACGGACGTTTGCAGCCGGTACCACACTGACTGGACAGCAACATAACCCAAGTGAATACCTAAGACACCACACCATACAAACGCGGGCAGCTCGAACAATCCATGTGGGAGTACGCCGAACGCGAAAATGCGCCATTCAGGTACGCCGAGCTGGTGCGACTCAGTTGCGATGACGTAGCCCAAAGTCAGTCCATTCATCCACATCGCCCAAGCGGGATAAATACCTGCCGTGATAATACCTGACACAACCATCACAACGAGGGCAGCAAAGAGGTTGTGCACAAAGATAACGCCGATGGTCCGAAATACGGAGTGAAACATGCCTGACTGCAAGGCAAGTCGCCGCAGTTGGTCGAGGCTCGGCGATAAAAGGCTCGCGAAGCGCCCCGGCCAAGTCGCTCCTGCAATATATCCAGCGAAAAGGAGCAGGCAGCACAAGGCCCAAACCCACCATTGCCGATCTTCCCACGAGGTTTTCATTGCGGTCCCCCTGACGGTATTGTATAGGTCTTGTACGCTCGGCATACACTTTCCGTGATTCCTGTAGAAGTGGAGGTTATGCACATGCGTGCCAGACGTACATTGTTTCTGCTCACACTAATTGCAACCGTCTTCATGGGCATGATGTCCCCTGTCAGTACACCGCTGTATGCGCAGGCCAAAGAAACACAAGCCAAACCGCATGCAATTTACAAAGTCGACACAGACAAGAAGGCTGTCGCCCTGACGTTTGACATCTCCTGGGGTAACAAAACACCTGAACCCGTGCTCGAGATTTTGAAAGAAAAACACGTGACAAAAGCCACGTTTTTCTTGAGCGGTCCGTGGACATTGCGGCACCCGGAAATCGCCAAGGACATCAAAGAGATGGGCTTTGAAATCGGGAATCACGGCAATCTGCACAAAGATTTTTCAAACTATCCCGATTCCTGGATAAGGCAACAGGTTCAGTTGTCTGAGAAAGCAATTAAACAGGTCACGAACGTCAAGACAAGACTCATCCGGACTCCAAACGGGGACTTTAACCCGAGAGTCATTCAGTGCCTGAACGGCATGGGTTACACGGTCATCCAGTGGAACACTGACTCACTCGATTGGAAGAACCCGGGCGTGACGGCAATTACCAACCGGGTCCTAAACCGTGCGGTTCCCGGTGACATCATTCTCATGCACGCCAGCGATTCTTCAAAACAAATCACGCAGGCCTTGCCACAAATTATTGATGGACTGAAAGCAAAAGGTTACCAGTTTGTTACGGTGTCGGAACTCCTCACACAGGCAAAGGTTAAAACACAGGTTCAATGACCGCGCCGTGGGCGTCGGTTCAGGGATTTTCGGTTCCCTGAACCTGCGCCTGGGCTTTTTTTTCGCGGCGTTGTTGTTTCTTGTCTGCCTTCGCTTGGGCCTTGGCCAATTTCACGCGTTCTCGATACTGCACTCTGTCCTCGGCCTGTTTCGCCCATACCGCTTGCCGTGCCTCCGTGGACAAGAGCTTTCCGTAGATAAGCAACAGGTATACATTGCAGACCATCATCACAAGGCCTGTTTGATTGACAATTGCACCCGCCGACTCCGCTCGGATAACCAGCAGCCAATCGACAATGGTAAACACATAGAGATAGAACACAGACGGAAGGAAACTTCCTCGCCCCGACAAGCGCCGCTTAACAACCGCCGCGACAATGGCGACCGCGAGTGGCCACAATCCCTGAATGAGATACGCACTTAGCGCCGTGTGGTTCGCTGGATGTCTTACGGTATCAATATGATACCGCCACCACAACATGTCATAGAGGACGAGGACAAGAATTAGCCCTTGTGTCCACCTCCACACTCGCCGTGGGAGAGTCATGGCTGCGATAAAGTTCAACGTGAGATAGGCCCAAAACCCCATCAAACTTGTGGTTGCCAGGAAGGCTCCAGATACGAGCCCGACAAACCATGGGACGTGCAGCCACAGCCCCAAAACGCTGGTCATTATTCCGGCAACAGCACCGAGAACAACAGTGCTGACAATCAAAAAGATAAATTGGTTTAAACGCATCGGCTCTCCTCCTACCGCTCCATGATAGCGCAGCAAAGTTTATGGTACAAACCTCGATTTTGACGAGCTCATAAGTATGGGCCTGAGCGTACCGCATCAACCTGCTGACGAGCGGCACCCTGTAGGCGGGTGGGCATTGCTCTGTAGGCTGACAGTCAGCGTTCTTTGAGCTGACTGTCAGCGCTCTCAGCGGACGGACAACACCATCGGCGCCGAGCCCCTTGCCCCGGCGGACGCGCAACAGCCTCAGCGGACGGATAGCATCGTTGCCAGGCTCGCATAACTGGTGGACCGGGGACAAACAATACACAATGCAGGCAAGGCGGAGGTGACTGTAGGTGAAACAGAAGTACACAGTGCTCGGGGTCATAATAAGTTGCTTCTTGTTGGCTGGGTGTGGAGGGGGTAGTGCAGCCGCCGATGCAGCCAACTCGCAACCAGATTACACCAGCACAAAACAAATGGTACTTGATATCCTCCATTCCGGGGATGGAAAGACGGCTATCAGCGAGGTCTTGAAGGATCCAACACTCAAGACACAGTTTCTTGTGTCTCAAACAGATGTAACGACCGCTATGGAAAAGGCATTGACAAGCGGTAAGAATGAATCACTCCTGAGTCAGCAGCTCAAGGATCCCAAATTTGCAGCCGCGCTGTCCAAGGCCATAGAGCCCGAACTTATTCAACAGCAAAAACAACTGATGAAGGATCCAACATATCAAAAGGACATGCTGGTCTTGCTCAAATCCCCTGACTTCACCAAAGAGCTGGAGGATCTGATGCAAACCCCCACATTTCGAGGACAAATCATGAAGGTCATGACTGAAGCGCTGCAAACCCCGGCTTTCCGCATGCAATTTCAAGATGCACTGAAGCAAGCTGTCGCTGATTCAATGCAATCTGCAGGCGGTCAAGCTGGAGGTCAAGGTAACAAATCGGGCTCGAGTAGCGGTGGGAGTAGCGGCGGTCAGGGAGGTAGCGGTGGCAGCAGCGGTGGCGGCGGAGGTTGAGACTAAGGTAATCGGGGCTCCGGTGGTCGAGGAGGTTGCGAGTATGGCTCGCTACCAAGAATGACTCCCTGTAGGGAGAGCGCGAACTAGTCCCTGTAGGCAGAGCGTGGCCGAGCGGAGATAACGCTTCGAGAGAGAGTGTCTATTAACAGGAGCCGTAAGGCTCCTGTTTTCCTTTGTTAGGGAATTTTTTGAAGGTAATTGGATACAAATGGTTGAATTTTGGTTGCTAACCTTGGGTTTCCCACGCTCAATTCCTCCATTTTTGCTTCCTTTTCCACTTTAGAGGCAGACGGGGGCCTCTAACGGCTTACCTCGGTTCAATAACTCCTTCACCATTACCTTTACATTGACCACCATAGAGGTAATCTTAACGTCGATCCGCAACTTGCTACGACCACGGGTTCGGGGCTTTCCGAGTCCGTGGTGACGTTTCATTTCGTTATTGGTGCGCTCAATTTCGTATCGAGCTCGAAGTGCCTCTTGACCCTCCTGGCTCGCATTGTACTTCTTTGCCTCCTGAATCAGTTCCCAGTAGTCACTCACGAACACAGTACGTCCCTTTGCATGGTCGGTGCACTGCGCACGTAAAGGGCATGCTGTGCAATCCTCTTCAGCAAATCCATGTTGTGTACCCTTAGATTGCTTAATGTGGTTCTTTCGGACTGACGTGTACCCACCAGGACACACGACCACGTCACGTTCCGGTATGTATGTGAAGTCTTCAGCTCGAAATGCCTTTCCGGACGGGTTCGTGAATTTGGGCAACGGTGCCGTTAGAAGGATATGTAGTTCCTTGGAGAGCTTGTCGCGATTCTCAGCATTTCCGTAAGCTGAGTCTGCCACTACTTCCTTGGGACGCTTGTCGAACTCATCCACCACAGCCTTTACAACCGACTCCAGTGCAATTCCATCTACTTCATTACCAGGGATAGGCTCCGCATTGAGGACTAGGTGAGAGTTGGCCGACTCCACGACTTGTGTCTTATCGCCAATAAACGCCAGCTTTTTGGACTTGTGCCCAACACGTACTTCTGGGTCATGTGCACTCACTACACGGTCGGAGGGCTTGTTATTTTTGTCCTGTTCAACGTACTGAATATCCTCTTTCTGTGGTTCCACATTCTCAGATGAAGGAGACTGGTTTTCGTCAGGGAGCTTCGGAGTAACGTTCTCACGTAAAATACGCAGGAGCACCTCGCGTTGTTGCTTGGCTGTTTCCTGCTCATTGTCGTTTTTCCACTGGGTATCCATGTCGTCGGTGTCCGCACGTTCCAGCCATGCCACTAAACTGAACGCCAAAACACATAGATTGCTGAAGGCGAGATTTCTTTCGCTGCCCTGCACCTCACGCTTGAGTTTGCGAAAGAATGCCCCCACATCCATGTTCTCCTTCAATTTTTCGTAACGCGCTGGGTTATGACGCTTCAAGTAACGCACAAGCTTTTGAGCCGCTTGTTGAATGAGCTCATATACACTTGGCGTAGCAACATTGGCATGCGTGTGGAACGCATCTACCAACCAGCGGTCATCATCTTGTCCC
The Alicyclobacillus curvatus genome window above contains:
- a CDS encoding KinB-signaling pathway activation protein, whose product is MRLNQFIFLIVSTVVLGAVAGIMTSVLGLWLHVPWFVGLVSGAFLATTSLMGFWAYLTLNFIAAMTLPRRVWRWTQGLILVLVLYDMLWWRYHIDTVRHPANHTALSAYLIQGLWPLAVAIVAAVVKRRLSGRGSFLPSVFYLYVFTIVDWLLVIRAESAGAIVNQTGLVMMVCNVYLLLIYGKLLSTEARQAVWAKQAEDRVQYRERVKLAKAQAKADKKQQRREKKAQAQVQGTENP
- a CDS encoding transposase, encoding MNGVKYKNFEQASFEDIMVYSVIPPHPFWDAVANYIDFSFADKLCAPLYSPIGQHPYAPSLKLKIHLVQRYYNISDREMELKIVGDIFIKRFLGVPISLAKFDHSTIALDRSRLGADIFHACHVNILAQALNLGMWGQDDDRWLVDAFHTHANVATPSVYELIQQAAQKLVRYLKRHNPARYEKLKENMDVGAFFRKLKREVQGSERNLAFSNLCVLAFSLVAWLERADTDDMDTQWKNDNEQETAKQQREVLLRILRENVTPKLPDENQSPSSENVEPQKEDIQYVEQDKNNKPSDRVVSAHDPEVRVGHKSKKLAFIGDKTQVVESANSHLVLNAEPIPGNEVDGIALESVVKAVVDEFDKRPKEVVADSAYGNAENRDKLSKELHILLTAPLPKFTNPSGKAFRAEDFTYIPERDVVVCPGGYTSVRKNHIKQSKGTQHGFAEEDCTACPLRAQCTDHAKGRTVFVSDYWELIQEAKKYNASQEGQEALRARYEIERTNNEMKRHHGLGKPRTRGRSKLRIDVKITSMVVNVKVMVKELLNRGKPLEAPVCL